One genomic region from Ralstonia pseudosolanacearum encodes:
- a CDS encoding CaiB/BaiF CoA transferase family protein encodes MPHDNASLPLAGIRVLEFTHLVMGPTCGMILADLGAEVIKIEPPGGDKTRSLPGPGIGLFRAFNRNKKSVVLDITTDAGRAAARELAGQCDVVLENFRPGLMEQFGLDYAALSADYPHLIYVSHKGFLPGPYENRLALDEVVQMMGGLSYMTGPAGRPLRAGTSVNDIMGGMFGAIGVLAALRERDRTGRGQEIQSALFENCVFLASQHMQQYAMTGEPPPPMPARALAWSVYDVFTLAGGEQLFIGAVSDKQFATLCNVLGHPALLDNPQYTTNALRVAARPQLLQALGDILAHHDATTLAPRLEAAGIPYAPIVRPDQLLDDPHLKASGGLAPMQMDDGSTGPAVLLPLLMGGRRPGVRGPLPKPGEHTEEVLAALRARTA; translated from the coding sequence ATGCCTCACGACAATGCCTCCCTGCCGCTTGCCGGCATCCGCGTGCTCGAATTCACCCACCTGGTCATGGGGCCGACGTGCGGCATGATCCTGGCCGACCTCGGCGCCGAGGTCATCAAGATCGAGCCGCCCGGCGGCGACAAGACGCGCAGCCTGCCCGGACCGGGCATCGGCCTGTTCCGGGCCTTCAACCGCAACAAGAAAAGCGTGGTGCTCGACATCACCACCGATGCGGGCCGCGCCGCCGCCCGCGAACTGGCCGGCCAGTGCGACGTGGTGCTGGAGAACTTCCGCCCCGGGCTGATGGAGCAGTTCGGGCTGGACTATGCCGCGCTGTCGGCGGACTACCCGCACCTGATCTACGTGTCGCACAAGGGCTTCCTGCCGGGGCCGTACGAGAACCGCCTGGCGCTGGACGAAGTCGTGCAGATGATGGGCGGGCTGTCTTACATGACCGGTCCGGCCGGGCGTCCGCTGCGTGCCGGCACGTCGGTCAACGACATCATGGGCGGCATGTTCGGCGCGATCGGGGTGCTGGCGGCGCTGCGCGAGCGTGACCGTACCGGCCGCGGGCAGGAAATCCAGAGCGCGCTGTTCGAGAACTGCGTGTTCCTGGCCTCGCAGCACATGCAGCAGTACGCCATGACCGGCGAGCCGCCGCCGCCCATGCCCGCGCGCGCCCTGGCCTGGAGCGTGTATGACGTCTTCACGCTGGCCGGCGGCGAGCAGCTGTTCATTGGGGCGGTGAGCGACAAGCAGTTCGCCACGCTGTGCAACGTGCTCGGCCATCCGGCGCTGCTCGACAACCCGCAGTACACCACCAATGCGCTGCGCGTGGCGGCGCGGCCGCAGCTGCTGCAGGCCTTGGGCGACATCCTCGCGCACCACGACGCGACAACGCTGGCCCCCCGGCTGGAAGCCGCCGGCATTCCCTACGCGCCGATCGTGCGCCCGGACCAGTTGCTCGACGACCCACATCTGAAGGCCAGCGGCGGGCTGGCGCCGATGCAGATGGACGATGGCTCCACCGGGCCGGCCGTGCTGCTGCCGCTGTTGATGGGCGGCCGGCGGCCGGGCGTGCGCGGCCCGCTGCCCAAGCCGGGCGAGCATACCGAGGAGGTGCTTGCCGCCCTCCGCGCGCGCACCGCCTGA